Genomic window (Zingiber officinale cultivar Zhangliang chromosome 2B, Zo_v1.1, whole genome shotgun sequence):
AATATTTCTTGACACCATGCCTAGATCTCTTTCATAGTCAGGCGAGCCCTAACATATTATGAAGCGTTAAAGAAAAATGGGAGGACCTAAACTTAAAAGTAACACAAACCTTAAGGTAAGTAAACCATTTTGTGCCATTTCAAGGAGGTTCGAAGGAACTGATCCATTTAACTGGTTGCCTGTCAAATCACTGCAAGAAATCATGAAATATTAAATCATTATCTACCTTTTCAATAAAGTTAAAAAAGGATTAAGAAGTATGCTTACAGTAGTTTGAGAGAACTTAAGTTTGCTAGTTCATTAGGTATTTGCCCTGTTAAATTGTTGTAAGACAAATCCCTGAAAAAAATGATTAAAGAACAATTGTTAGATAATAATTCCTCCTAAAATCTTGCATGGTTTCACAACAAATGATTGTGTGGCCTGGCATTGATCCCAACAATCCAAGACTGTTAATAACTGTTTGCCATATTCAATGAACATtgaaaggaaaagggaaaacaaatagcaaacaaTGAGTAGCATTACAAGTATTGAAGTGCACTAAAACTGGCAACAGATTTGGTTATTTCCCCAGTCAACCCACTTGATGACAGATTCCTACAGAACAATAGTGACTAGTAAGAATATTACAGAATTTCCAAATGGTTGGTTCTGGTATTTCATGATCAATAGTTAGAGTTAGATGAACTTGTAGAACTCACAAAGCAGTGACTCTTGGAGAATTTGACAAGCTATAAGTACAATTTAGTCCATCCCAAACAAAAGCACTAGGGGAACATGGATCTCCCATCCAATTCCTCTGGATCCGATACCACTCCTTGATCACGGTCATGGCATCAACtgtaaaaaagagaaaaataatcaACAATTATCATAATTAAGTTTTTGTTTTCTGGCAGACATCAAATTTAGGAAAATTTGAACAACTTAAAATAAAGGTTTGAGCTTTTCGTGAGAATTTGAATTGGAACTTCTTTTTCCGTGGCCACTCTGCCTTAGCCCTTTCAGGAACTGAGAGAAGTGGGGAAAAAAAAGGGCGAAGGAACGAAAGTGGCTACATATACCATCACCAGCATCCGAGGGCACGGAGGTGTTGCTCATGGTCACGTAGAGCTCGAAGGCATTGAGGATGGGCGGGAGAGTGGAGTTGCTGAGAGCCTCGAGGGAGATGTTATAGGTGGGGGACGAAGGGAAGGGCAGGAGGCTGTAGACGGCGTCCGAGTAGAGGTATTTGGGGGTCATTATATCCCCCAACCAGTGGATTCCATTCATGTAGATGTTGAACTGCCGCGATTGATTGGTGCCGGCGAGGTCTAAGATCTCAGATATGTGGAGAATGGGGAAGAACTGGTTGACGGCGCCGGGTAAGGGATCCCATGTGATGAGGATACTGGAGGAGTTGATGGGGGTGACGGCGGTCTGCATGACGACAGAGGGAACTTCGAACAAATCCTGGGGAAGGTTTCGGACGGTGGAGTTGGTGGAGACGTAGTTCCAGCCCGGGAAGCTCCATGAACCCCAGAACCGATCGAGCGGGTCGGCCGGATACCTAGAGGTAGGAAGCACGAAGACATTACTCTGAAgacatttcaaaattataaattgagtaaaaataataaaaaaatattctcgATTTCTATCATCGTATaaggattttgtttttttttaaaatatttcatccGATTGTTCttcttaaaattatatttatttcaatgctATTATAgcagttttatttttaaaataatgttaaaataatttgatttttaaaagtattaaaaataattaaataaaaaccagATGTAGCCAGACTCCATTCCCAAGTTCCATCGGTTGAATAGCACCAAACTCCGTCTTTTGTTCGCCGTTGGATAGAGACTGTCCTTCAGCGGTCGCAAGTCGATTCTTGAGATGAACGGTGTCCCCGTGCCGGTGTTCACGAGACACACCGAGAAGTATCTAAAAGAAAGAGAGCACATTTAATGATTATTCATTCAATAATCTCTTGATTTTGCCGAGAGTGGATTATCTGGTCATTTTTTGTGGTTCAGGGGATGGACCACTCCATGCATTGATCTATTTGAATGGATCTCATCTATTAAACAGGTAGGATCTATTTAAAAGGATCAATAATTTTTAGTAGTCCATCTCTAGATCGTAAAAAACGGTCCAGAAGATCCTATCCCGATTTTCCTACTGAACTATACCTGGCGGTGGCCACCATGATGGTCTCCTTCACGTAGAAAAAGGTGGAGTCGGTCACGCTCACACTGTCCCAGTAGTTGACGCCGAAGTGGAGGTCGAAGGCCAACGGCTGTCCGTCTAGCCCGTCGTAGTTGCCGTAAAGGAACAATGCCCGGAGGAGGTACTTGGACCCCCGCGCCACCACCGGCGACCGAATGGTGTAGCAGTTGCGGGTGCCGTTGGGGAAGGCGCGGAGGGTGCGGAGCTTCGGGGACAAAGAGTCGCCGGAGATGTTGCGGTTGACGCCAGTGTCAATGAAACTGGCGTCGGAGACGTAGGAGATGTTGGTGAGGGGGTCGACGTAGGACGAACCGGGCTCAATGCCGCAGTCGATGGAGAGGAAGCCGAGGGCGTCGGTGGACTGGGAGAGAGCTCCGGGGGAAGCCATGGTGAGGGCGAAGAGGATCGGCCACCAAAATCTGGAATCCATTTTTTTCTTGATGTATGCAATCGCCATGGCAGAGCAGAGCATCGTTCATGTAGAATCTAGAACAATTTTCATTTCACCTCCCATTGTTTCTATTTTTACAAATGAGTCCCGGACTTTTAAACTCAGTAATTGCATTGACCAAGACTCCGGTGCCGACTTGTTCCATGACGCACCACCCGACCTTGACTCGGCTTCTGGCGGGCCCCATCAAGGCAAGGCGATGTGAGACTTGGCGAACTGGAATTACTCCATCAGAAGAAGAGTCTGTGATTTACTTTCCTTTCCTTGTGATGACGTTAGATCGGATATGATGAGACACTGGGGGTAAATGATTTTATCTTTTTACCACATATTTAAGCGGTTAATTTTCCGTATGATTAtaagaaattaattttaactcttatgcttcatatttcttttatagttttaataaagtaaatgatgaacattttttaattattttttttatttttaattttcactCTCCCAAataactaattttttaaaaaaaatttaatttttacgcTCCTAAATAAACCGAGAATAAGACAAATAGCAGCAGATCCCTCTCTTTATCCTTAATAAATGTGCCAGCTATTCATCCTTAATGACGCACTTATTATAGATGGAACTTTGTTTTTTTTAGGCTGGCCATTTCAAAGATTTTCAGGATATattataattttcaaaggaaGACTTAATCTCCCCTTTGGGAAGACTCATGATAGAAGTTTATAAGTTCTCCCTTAGGGCGTTGCGATGATTAAAATATATGCGATGGTTAAAATATAAAATGTTGTCATATGAAATTTTGGGGTTGAAATTTGACGTGACCGAACATaatctcccccatgtcttggtcatttaCACTAATGGCTAATAAtcacccgtgatttatctccttcgtGTTGACCTAAGGATAGATTGACGAGGACGCTGGGGAcaagcgaatcaccttttgccacctgATAGAAGTCTTTAagtctgaaaataaaaataaaaaatattaaataatataaaatatctgtatatatatttttttaataattttagacATCTTCCTTATTTGCAAGATTTGTTTATTTAAATATCCTTATTAtgcaaattttgtaaaaataaaatttccataaAATATCTTATCCCaatcttggaaacacatttttaattaagtcattttctgagtattttttttttctttttagaaaCATTTGTTGTAGTGTTTCAAAGATTTCTAAATCACTCCGTACCAAAGGACAAGAAAATAGGGAACTTACATCATATAATTTAATTGGGGAACTTGCATCATACCACAAGGAAcaaaaaaataggaaattttttgTGTACCAAAGAGATACATTGAGAAAATACAAGACGATTGTTCTAAGATGAAATAGGACACACAATAGTTTTTTTGTCATAGAAAATCAAAGTGTCATCTACACTCCAAATACTATTTTTCTTCCCACAAATAATAACATGTAAACAACTACACAATAATAAATTTCAAGCAAATGACTTTTCTGATCCTTAACATCCATAATGACATAGTTTTAAGAGAAAAAATCGAGCATACCCTTGTTTATCTTGCCGTTGGTCCGGACATCTCAGTCATTCTAGAGACTCCAATCTCAGGAACACTATTCAGGCTCACATCACTTACTTCTGAATATAAATTTTCACTACGTGTGACTGTATTCCCAGTGTTATAATGAGAGTTTTCTAGTTCTAAGCTCTCTTTTAACTGTATCAAAACTTCTGTCATAGTTGGCCGTTGTTGGGATCTTTGTGCCGTGCATTTCAATGCGATATCAGCGCACTTCCAGACACAGTTTATGTCATACTCCCGTTCCAGCTTGGGATCTACAACATCCTCAATAATTCCTCTAGAAAGCCTTTGGAGTACCCACTGAACTAAGAGTACATTTTCTGTACCTGGAACTATTGGAGGTAGCCCAGTGATCAGTTCCAAAAGAACCACTCCATAGCTGTACACATCACTTTTCTCACTGAGCTGGAAGGTATTGTAATACCTAAAAAGTGATACAGTAGATTTCTAATCATAAATTTTTCACAAAATAAACATAATATGAAAGTTGAACGACACTTTAGTTGAAGTTGATTGCTTCAATGTTAGTCATTATACAGAGAGATAATCACTGGTTCAGAAGATTAGTTGTGAAGACATGGCTGGATAAGTCCATGGATTTTCACAATATGCATATGCTTACTGTTATTGGATAAAGGGGATCTACACTCTAAAACATGCAAGATATATGATTTAAACTTTAAGTGATTATCCAAATACCGCATGCTACTACCCTGTAAATCTTAAAGCCCATGATTCCTCTTAATTTAACTTGATTATTTTCTATTAATCTATTTCTTCAAAAAAAAATGCCTACTTATTGCTACAACTACTACTAATGTTTTCCATGGTTGCATTTCATTCCTGGATGGATAGAAAAAACATATATAGTATGAACCAAGccttctttcctttatttttttttaaatactaaagtaaATAGTTCACGCACACAGAGATGGATAGTTCCATGATAtgaatattcattttttttttgggatTCCTTGGTTACTATCTTTCTACTAGGTCTCTATGCTTGTTTGAAACAACTAAAtaaatgaaaaacaaaaacaTACTCAGGATCAAGGTATCCAGGAGTTCCCACCACTACAGTGGATATATGACTATTGGCCTCACTTAAAAAAGCTTTTGAAAGCCCAAAATCTGCTATCTTAGCTTCCATAGTTTCACTCAAAAGGATATTGCCTGACTTCACATCTCTATGAACTAATGGTGGTTTGCATCCTTTTTGCAAATACTCTAGCCCTGCAATGTGATTTAATAGATGAAACAAGATGGTCTTAGATGAATGGTCTCAAAATCAGGCAAGGGGATATTGACACTTGGCAGTTCACATTATTCCAAACCTTGTGCTGCATCAATTGCAATATGAAGACGTTGTCTCCAGCTTAAAGCTCTATCATTGTTTGCCCTGCCTGCACCATGTCAAATTAACAAGCCATCAGCATTCAATAGGTTAAAACAAGAAGTTAAATGGAAAGATCAAGAGAGAGCTGAAACGGGCGCACGGGGTGCTACAATAAGTTAAATGAAATAAAGATTGTTTTGTATAATAGCACTGTTACTCTATTGGTCTGTAGTGTCTGGCAAAATATTGtaacataaataaaaatttttttttagacaTCATTCTCCCTTGGGTACTCACAGTTGTGCATTCGATGTGCAAATAACTATAAtcagttttataattaaaaatttacttGTACACAGCAGCAATCAAATAAGAATAGACTTGTAAATCCCTAAAAAGATTCAGTTAACCATGTGTTTGACAGGAAAATATATCTTTAAATAGTTAGATTGTAAGATGAATCTAATTCTTGTCACTTGATTATCATGCAAGCTATAAAGCAAGTAGTATTATGAAAGGAACCTACTATTAGATAATGATATTAAATGTAGTTTCAAACCTCGCAGATGATCTTGTAGTGTTCCTTGAGACATAAACTCATAGACAAGAGCCAAATGATTTACTTCATTGCAGTAACCAACCAAAGAAACTAAATTCCGATGATGAACCCTAGTCAAGTGTTGGGCCTGAAAAAACATAATATGTGATTTTTACGAACTAGAAACAtcaagatcaaaactaaatcaaaGAAACAGAAGTGAATAGGGAAGTTAATATTCTGTAGGATCTGACTAGTCATGGAGAAGACATAATCGTTCAAGAATATTGTTACCACATGTctgaataaataataaaattttatcagCTCTtgaaaatgtttagtaaaatatTCAAGTTTATACATTCATTGCCCCACCCCATATTTGGTTCCACAAAATCTCACAATTAATAACCTCAgccatccacatatatataagatATATTTacctcagcaagaaactcttttGTTCCTTGTGATGATGATTGGGACAACATTTTGACTGCAACTTGAGTACCATCTTCCAAACGTCCATGGAAAACAGACCCGAATCCTCCTTTGCCTAGgatcttttgaaagttattagTGATGTTTTGTAATTCAATGTACGTGAATTGGCGATTCTCAAGACGCAATGAATTATCTGCTTGCTTTGGGAAACCATTCTGTGGATCCACTGAGCCGCCTCTTGTCAAACCTTTcaagttttaaataaaaaataagattGTTAAATGCATGTCAGGAAATGGATGACAACCTATGATTACTAAACAACTGTAAGATTTTGTCATAGAAATCTCACCTTGTGTTTTCCTCACCCTCCAAACTATCGCTATCACCACAAGTAGTATTAACACTGGAACTATACAGAGAATCAAAATCACCGGTGTtgatattttcttcttttttggcgTGGGCATCACATTGCACGATGTACCATTGTCACAAAGATGTGGATTCCCATCCAGTCTGACATGAGATTATAACTTGCTTAATGGTTAAAGATATGAAGTTATGAAGAATTCTCcaacataaaaaggaaagaagcaGCTGACTTCAAGGACAAATGGAACAAACTTTAATGCCAAATTATTACCCTTAGTTTAAACAGATAAACTACTAATATTTCTTAACTCCTTGACTAGATCTCTTTAATGATCAAGCTAGCGCTTTCATATTATGAATCCTTACATAAAAATGGAAGAACCTAAACATAAAAGTAACACAAACCTTAAGGTAAGTAACCCATTTTGTGCCATTTCAAGGAGGTTCGAAGGAATTGATCCATTTAACTGGTTGCCTGTCAAATCACTGCAAGCAATCAAGAAATGTTAAGTCATTTTCTAACTTTTCCATTAGTGAAAGAAGGATTAAGAACTATGCTTACAGTAGTTTGAGAGAACTTAAGTTTGCTAGATCATTAGGTATTGGCCCTGTTAAATTGTTGTAAGACAAGTCCCTGAAAAACATGATTAAAAAACAATTGTTAGATAATAATTCCTCCTATGACATTCCTTTGTACAAGGCTCTAAAATGTTGCATGATTTCACAACAAATGCTTGTGTGGCCTAGCATTGATCACGACATCCAAGACTGCTAATGACTGTTTGTCATATTCAATGAATActgaaaggaaaaaagaaaacaaatagcAAGCAATGAGTAGACTTACAAGTATTGAAGTGCACTAAGACTAGCAACATATTTGGTTATTTCCCCAGTCAACCCGCTTGATGACAGATTCCTGTAGAACAATAGTGATTCGTAAGAATATTTCAGAATTTTCAAACAGTGGGTCATGGTAGTTCAAGTACAATAGTTTGAGTTAGATGAGCTTGCAGAACTCACAGAGCAATGACTCTTGGAGAAGCTGAGAAGCTATAAGTACAATTTAGTCCATCCCAAACAAAAGCATTAGGCGAACATGGATCTCCCATCCAATTCCTCTGGATCCGATACCGCTCCTTGATTGCTGTCATGGCATCAACtgtaaaaaagagaaaaataatcaACATTGTAAGCTAATGTCATtgttcaaaagaaaaatagaaaacaaaactACTGGCATGTGACCAGACAATGCATATCAGTAGAGTCCATTGAAATAAAGATCAATCTGCTTAATATCATATGTAACTTCCAATCCCAACACCTATTCCAATCTATGGCTTTCGAACTAATGTTTGTTCTCTTTTTGCTTATTATTTTTGGTCCTTTTCCAATACTAATTATCATAATTAACTTTTTTTTCTGGCAAACATATCAAATTTTGGGAAATTTGAACAACTTAAAATATATGTATGAGCTTTTGGTGGGCATCTAAAGCTACATTCTTCACACTCATGCGCACTGTTATGAAGGTGGGAACTTCTTTTTCCGTGCCCACTCTGCCTTAGCGTTTTCAGGAACATTATATCGAGCAATTGCTTGGCAAGAGATGTCTCCCTGTTCCCCTGCAACAGAgagaagtgaaaaaaaaaaaaaaaaaaacggctACATACCATCTCCAGCGTCCGAGGGCACGGAGGTGTTGCTCATGGTCGTGTAGAGCTCGAAGGCATTGAGTATGGGCGGGAGAGTGGAGTTGCTGAGAGCCTCGAGGGAGACGTTATAGGTGGGGAACGAAGGGAAAGGCACGTTGCTGTAGATGGCGTCCGAGTAGAGGTAAGGGGGGGTCACTATGTCCCGCAGCCACCGGAATCCATTCAGGTAGACGTTGAACTGCCGCGATTGATTGGTACCAGAGAGATCAAAGATCTCCGATATGTGGAGGATGGGGAAGAACTGGTTGACGTCGCCAGGAAAGGCATCCCATCTGATCACTAGGGTGGAGGAGTTGATGGGGGTGACGGCGGTCTGCATGATGGCGGAGGGAGCTTCGAAGAAGTCCTGGTCTAGGTTTTGGACGGTGAAGTTTGTGGAGACGTCGTTCCAGTTGGTGGAGCTCCATGGCGACCACAACCGATCGAGCGGGTCGGCCGGGTACCTAGAGAAGGAAGCGAGAAGCGCATTTTACCAATCTAgtccaaaaataataaataaattacttgatttttttttttagaattataaaGTTATACTcgatatatttataattttttatttaaattacccTTTGAATTTACCTTTCATTTTGAGAAGAGTgtcattttaataaattttaaaagatgtgGATAAAAGatgcttttttaatttttttaccaaaTGAAATTGATCTCATAATAATTTAGTTTAGGAAATTGTATAAACTAGTTATGTTGTATAAAAGAGGGTAAACAAATCAACCATTAAGGCTTTTAgtgaaattttcaaatatttttataatatttgatcaaaacattTTAgggagtttaattaaattttaactgcAATTTAATTGTATATATAGTTTTTATAAATCCCATTAGAGATCTCCTAAAAGAAAGAATTGGATCTTAAAATattgtgttattattatttttttttaaaaaaaaaaaacctggtGTAGCCCGACGCCACTCCCATGTTCGCCCGGTTGAACAGCACCAAACTCCGCCACTCGTTCGCCGCCGGGTATAGAATGTTCTTTAGCGGCCGCAAATCGATCCCGGAGATGAACGGCGTCCCCGTGCCGGTGTTCACCAGGCACACCGAAAAGTACCTAAAAGAAAGACATCATATTTGATGATTGTTCATTCAATAATGCTCTGATTTTGACTACTGTACTATACCCGGCGGCGGCCACCGTGATGGTCTCCGACACGTAGAATGAGGCGGAGTCAGTCACGTTCACCCTGTCCCAGTAATTGACTCCTAAGTGGAGTTCGAAGGCCAACGGCTGGCCGTCAAGCCCGTCGTAATTGCCGTAGAGGAACCACGCCCGGAGGAGGTACTTGGACCCCTGTGCCACCGCCGGCGACCCAATGGTGTAGCAGTTGCGGATGCCGTTGGGGAAGGCGCGGAGGGTGCGAAGCCGCAGGGGCCTGACGTCTCCCACGTAGGCGACGGAGATGTTGCGGTTGACGCCGGTGTCGATGAAGCCGACATCGGAGACGTAGGAGATGTTGGAAAGGGGGTCGACGTAGGCCGAACCGGGCTCGATGCCGCAGTCGATGGAGAGGAAGCCAAGGGCTTCGGTGGACTGAGAGCGAGCTCCGGCGGAGGCCAGGGCGAGGACGAGGAGGATCAGCCACCAAAATCTGgaatccatcttcttcttcttccggtATGCAATCGCCATGGCAAAGCAGAGCATTGTTTCTATAGAATCTAAAACAGTTTTCATTTCACTCCTTAATGTTTCTATTGATACAAATGATTCCTGAacttttaaattcatcaaactGCACCCCTTCCCCAAGTTTTCAAATTTAACACAAGTGGTGGAGCTAAAATCTgcttttaaattaattgaaactATGAAGAGGActttgaaaacttaaaaataaaagtgGCAAAAATTATATCAATTGTGCGCCCTGTTGAATATTCAGAAATTTTAGTgggcaaatgaaaaaaaaatctcctttgaTCACATTTTCTACGTCGAACACGATACAAAGTTTTTCACGCATCAACGCACGGCAGGCACATACTCAATCTTGCACGCTGTCGCCGTGCAGACTGCAAATCTCGTGAAGGAAGTTTGATGGTAATCAAGTCAACGAGGGGGAGATTGCGTCTGGATCTCGATGGACGTAGGCGCACATGCAGATTACACGGAGTTGACTTTTACCAAACTCCCCGTTGACTAATGGAATCATTAAGTCAAGTCGTCGCCGTATAAGTTACAAGTGGAGCCCTTCTCTCATTCGTTCAAGTTTGACGGAAAGTGTGAGCTATAGCTCTGTCACCGCCGCAATCTTTGATTAAAACGCCCAAATTATCTTCATGAAGAATCATTTCACTACGAGTTGAATTTTTAGGCACTGAGTATGATTTACGGGAAAAAAACAAGTGCTTATGCTCGTCATTAATGTCCCCGTTAGTCTACCCTTAGGCTATCATGTGAAAAATAAGTcatgatgataaaaaaaataagatggATGAGAGAATGAATTTACGTCTTGTAAATTTTAAGATTCGATTCTTCACTCGTTGGATGTATCATCCAACTAGACCCATGGGGTCATGTTCTCATCATGGAGATGACACGCCAGCACGTCGAGGAACAGCTTGGTTGGCGACAATGGCATGCATTTCGTCAGGAGTTAAGTGCGATGATAAACatataaacaaaatttttaagCAAAGTTTGATTTTTATGCCAGAGATTGGGCTGCCGGCCAGCGCAGCTCGAGCTTGGCCGGTCGCCTCCTCGTAGTTGCGAGCTTGGCCTACCGCCAACTCGTGACCTCGAGCTTGGGCGGCCAGCCAAGCTCATGGCCGATAGCTTTGTCGTGGCCATGAGCTTGGCCTGCAACTAGCTTGTGACTAACAGCTTGGTCGACCGTCAGCCAGTGATAGGGTCGACTCCTAGATCGTGGCTATGAGCTTGGCTTGTAGCAAACTCGACGATTGCTCATTTGTTGTGATTATTTTTAATTGAttgtaactttttttttaatattttatagtaTACTATATCTTGTTACTCTTTttcagatataatttattaaactttacttagaaataagattTTTATAAAGACTCTTtagtttaaaattatattaatgatTTATAGGTTCCTTGAATACTAAATGCatgataaaatatattatttatttgatcTAAAATCTAGGTTTTTTGTAATTTAGATTGGTACATactacaagtttaataatgtACAAGTTTAATTCAAATCGTACaagtttaataatatttcaaattatattctcattaggtaataatgtatatgaacaaaTCTTAGATGTACAATTaattagaaaatgaatttattaGAGATAATTTTATTGCTAAAGTTGAatagtttgtgaactttgctaagagtcatccagaatgtatgaacaATACAGAGTTACGTTGTCCGTGTAATAA
Coding sequences:
- the LOC122048854 gene encoding probable LRR receptor-like serine/threonine-protein kinase At1g05700, with amino-acid sequence MAIAYIKKKMDSRFWWPILFALTMASPGALSQSTDALGFLSIDCGIEPGSSYVDPLTNISYVSDASFIDTGVNRNISGDSLSPKLRTLRAFPNGTRNCYTIRSPVVARGSKYLLRALFLYGNYDGLDGQPLAFDLHFGVNYWDSVSVTDSTFFYVKETIMVATARYFSVCLVNTGTGTPFISRIDLRPLKDSLYPTANKRRSLVLFNRWNLGMESGYIWYPADPLDRFWGSWSFPGWNYVSTNSTVRNLPQDLFEVPSVVMQTAVTPINSSSILITWDPLPGAVNQFFPILHISEILDLAGTNQSRQFNIYMNGIHWLGDIMTPKYLYSDAVYSLLPFPSSPTYNISLEALSNSTLPPILNAFELYVTMSNTSVPSDAGDVDAMTVIKEWYRIQRNWMGDPCSPSAFVWDGLNCTYSLSNSPRVTALNLSSSGLTGEITKSVASFSALQYLDLSYNNLTGQIPNELANLSSLKLLDLTGNQLNGSVPSNLLEMAQNGLLTLRLDGNPHLCNNGTSCNVMPAPKKKKISTPVIVILCIVPVLILLAVTIIVWKVSKTQGLRKGSSVDPHNGFPKQTNNVLQLENHQFTYMELQNITNNFQKILGKGGFGFVFHGHLEDGIQVAVKMLSQSSSQGTKEFLAEAQHLTRVHHRNLVSFIGYCNEVNHLALVYEFMSQGTLQDHLRGRANNARALTWRQRLHIAIDAAQGLEYLHKGCKPPLVHRDVKSGNILLSETLEAKIADFGLSKAFLSETNSHISTLVVGTPGYLDPEYCNTFQLSEKSDVYSYGVVLLELITGLPPIVPGIENVHLTQWVLQRLDKGNIEDVVDPRLEGEYDINCVWKCVDIALKCTAQRSQQRSNMTEVAMQLKESLELENSHYNSGNNQNLYSKISNVSLNSAEIFEPKVR
- the LOC122047790 gene encoding putative leucine-rich repeat receptor-like serine/threonine-protein kinase At2g19230 — its product is MLCFAMAIAYRKKKKMDSRFWWLILLVLALASAGARSQSTEALGFLSIDCGIEPGSAYVDPLSNISYVSDVGFIDTGVNRNISVAYVGDVRPLRLRTLRAFPNGIRNCYTIGSPAVAQGSKYLLRAWFLYGNYDGLDGQPLAFELHLGVNYWDRVNVTDSASFYVSETITVAAAGYFSVCLVNTGTGTPFISGIDLRPLKNILYPAANEWRSLVLFNRANMGVASGYTRYPADPLDRLWSPWSSTNWNDVSTNFTVQNLDQDFFEAPSAIMQTAVTPINSSTLVIRWDAFPGDVNQFFPILHISEIFDLSGTNQSRQFNVYLNGFRWLRDIVTPPYLYSDAIYSNVPFPSFPTYNVSLEALSNSTLPPILNAFELYTTMSNTSVPSDAGDVDAMTAIKERYRIQRNWMGDPCSPNAFVWDGLNCTYSFSASPRVIALNLSSSGLTGEITKYVASLSALQYLDLSYNNLTGPIPNDLANLSSLKLLDLTGNQLNGSIPSNLLEMAQNGLLTLRLDGNPHLCDNGTSCNVMPTPKKKKISTPVILILCIVPVLILLVVIAIVWRVRKTQGLTRGGSVDPQNGFPKQADNSLRLENRQFTYIELQNITNNFQKILGKGGFGSVFHGRLEDGTQVAVKMLSQSSSQGTKEFLAEAQHLTRVHHRNLVSLVGYCNEVNHLALVYEFMSQGTLQDHLRGRANNDRALSWRQRLHIAIDAAQGLEYLQKGCKPPLVHRDVKSGNILLSETMEAKIADFGLSKAFLSEANSHISTVVVGTPGYLDPEYYNTFQLSEKSDVYSYGVVLLELITGLPPIVPGTENVLLVQWVLQRLSRGIIEDVVDPKLEREYDINCVWKCADIALKCTAQRSQQRPTMTEVLIQLKESLELENSHYNTGNTVTRSENLYSEVSDVSLNSVPEIGVSRMTEMSGPTAR